A DNA window from uncultured Methanoregula sp. contains the following coding sequences:
- a CDS encoding lamin tail domain-containing protein, producing MMSIVHQHPSFMSRPGFARLSGALLLGLANFALGAGIDPSGLAAGDVGTPSVAGATVVTTEAITVTAGGGGIGFKSDGFHFAAVSEPGDFDVRVRVSALKNSDIWAKAGLMLRAERSAGAAFAAVMTTPAGAGCLFQARDSSGGNAANQGYFPANQPFGWLRLRREGEVVSGFAGYDGHRWSLLGTKTLALGTNGYLGLAVTSHSTNATMAEFRDLSVVENAVNEPVRVEIEPLGPSSRRSAMTITEIMYHPATRTDGKNVEFVELYNPQPYYEDISGWQIGGDIAFTFPAGTVVPGGGFLVVAGVPEDMRAVYGLEGVLGPFTGK from the coding sequence ATGATGAGCATTGTTCACCAGCATCCGTCTTTTATGAGCCGCCCCGGATTCGCCCGCTTGAGCGGCGCCCTCCTGCTGGGTTTGGCCAACTTCGCCCTGGGGGCCGGGATCGATCCGTCGGGTTTGGCGGCGGGGGACGTGGGCACGCCGAGCGTGGCCGGCGCGACGGTGGTGACGACGGAGGCCATCACGGTGACCGCGGGAGGTGGGGGCATCGGGTTCAAGAGCGATGGATTTCATTTTGCGGCGGTGTCGGAACCGGGCGATTTCGATGTGCGGGTGCGGGTGTCGGCGTTGAAAAATTCGGATATTTGGGCCAAAGCCGGGCTGATGCTCCGGGCGGAACGTTCCGCGGGCGCCGCGTTTGCGGCGGTGATGACCACGCCGGCGGGCGCCGGCTGCCTGTTCCAGGCGCGCGACAGCAGCGGGGGCAACGCGGCCAATCAGGGGTATTTTCCGGCCAATCAGCCGTTTGGCTGGTTGCGGCTGCGCCGGGAAGGGGAGGTGGTGAGCGGTTTCGCCGGATACGACGGCCACCGGTGGAGTCTTTTGGGAACGAAAACGCTCGCTTTGGGGACGAACGGTTACCTGGGGCTGGCGGTGACGAGTCACAGCACCAACGCGACCATGGCCGAGTTCCGCGACCTGAGCGTGGTGGAAAACGCGGTGAATGAACCAGTCCGGGTGGAAATCGAGCCCTTGGGGCCTTCATCGCGGCGTTCGGCGATGACGATCACCGAGATCATGTACCATCCGGCCACCCGGACGGACGGGAAGAACGTCGAGTTTGTCGAGCTGTACAACCCGCAGCCTTATTATGAGGACATAAGCGGGTGGCAAATCGGGGGGGACATCGCGTTCACTTTCCCGGCGGGCACGGTGGTTCCGGGCGGCGGCTTTCTGGTGGTGGCGGGCGTGCCCGAGGACATGCGCGCGGTTTATGGATTGGAGGGGGTACTGGGTCCGTTCACGGGCAAA